The following are encoded together in the Daucus carota subsp. sativus chromosome 5, DH1 v3.0, whole genome shotgun sequence genome:
- the LOC108220411 gene encoding putative receptor-like protein kinase At3g47110 — protein MIFRFLILFFVVSATSKTTLLAFSNNDTDLLALRAFNASIEHDPLGALASWNNSIHFCHWNGVKCSSQRVTELDLSSKQLVGTLSSHIGNLSFLRVLSLYENNFHGLIPNEIGRLSRLQIFSLASNSFEGKLPTNLSRCVDITLIALSNNHLQGEVFPEFASWPKLNFFTLAGNSFTGSIPPSIGNISSLRVLDLSENNLHGHIPLEVAHHKKLERLVFANNSLSGMIPLQIYNISSLSDVDLSRNNLLEGTIPADFGFTLPQLTSFIAGGNRISGPLPPSLANASNLVTFDIIENRITGPIPNNLGSLSQLECLNIGDNPLGDGTWRDDDLSFLDSLVNCTKLSRLNFASSGLKGKLPDSIVNLSAVEQMYLSENHIHGSIPREIGKLVNVSTLSFHHNLLTGSIPESIGKLSKLGELDLAENNLSGTIPTSISNITQLVRLRLKGNMLNGSIPAELFNISTLERLSLADNRLGGEIPDKIVFLSHCNSLNLSQNLLSGALPSNIGSLKQLVELDVSNNKLSGDIPASLGRCVMLVTLYMEGNSFQGKIPSAFKELKSLEFLDISNNNISGDINPSFFDELRLINFLNLSHNKLEGEVPKTGLFSNVSAFSVVGNSRLCGGIAKLHLHDCPHKNKTISMRLVLVLVFVPLSILLASLALICYRRRNSRNLDDPVPNPILEDNSYLRISYKDLFLATKEFSPKNLLGEGRYGSVYKGVLKSMEHVVTENLVAVKVLKVEVTGASKSFLAECEALRNIRHRNLIKIITTCSSTDFEGNDFKALVFEFMSKGSVENWLHPSPSHQGNKENLSLLQRLNISIDVAMGLDYLHHHSSPTIVHSDIKPSNILLDEDFVAHIGDFGLARFSFSTSDVNQAQMSSTSIHGTIGYVPPEYGMGGEISTEGDVYSYGIFLLEFFSGKRPTECSDGSNLHEYVRNALPYKVIDITDPRILLDQEEHGLAANNRASMEVCLGSIYEVGILCSQEMPQNRIDIGVAIKQLHVAREKLLQLIQ, from the exons ATGATCTTCCGATTTCTCATTCTCTTTTTTGTGGTCTCAGCAACATCAAAAACAACTTTGCTTGCATTTTCAAACAATGACACTGATCTACTGGCGCTGCGTGCTTTCAATGCTTCGATAGAGCATGATCCATTGGGTGCGCTAGCCTCATGGAACAATTCCATCCACTTCTGTCACTGGAATGGTGTTAAATGCAGCTCGCAGAGAGTAACCGAACTCGACCTCAGCTCGAAACAGCTGGTGGGCACATTGTCTTCTCATATCGGAAATCTCTCGTTTCTCAGGGTGCTTAGCCTATATGAAAACAACTTTCATGGCCTAATCCCGAATGAAATTGGTCGACTTTCGCGCCTACAAATTTTTTCCCTGGCGTCCAATTCTTTTGAAGGCAAATTGCCTACCAATTTGAGTCGCTGTGTAGATATCACATTAATTGCTTTGAGCAATAACCATCTACAAGGAGAAGTATTTCCCGAGTTCGCTTCTTGGCCTAAGCTTAATTTCTTTACTCTTGCCGGGAATAGCTTTACCGGATCAATTCCACCTTCAATAGGAAATATATCATCTCTTCGCGTTCTTGATCTATCCGAGAACAATCTACACGGGCATATACCTTTGGAAGTGGCTCATCACAAAAAATTGGAACGTCTTGTTTTCGCAAATAACAGCTTGTCAGGAATGATTCCCCTGCAAATATACAACATTTCATCCCTCTCTGATGTTGATCTAAGCAGGAATAATCTGCTGGAAGGAACGATTCCAGCAGATTTCGGCTTCACCCTTCCTCAGCTGACAAGTTTCATTGCCGGAGGCAACAGAATTTCAGGCCCGCTTCCTCCATCACTAGCTAATGCGTCCAATCTCGTGACTTTTGACATCATAGAAAACAGGATTACTGGGCCTATACCCAACAATTTGGGCAGCCTTTCGCAACTTGAGTGCCTAAATATCGGTGATAATCCACTTGGAGATGGTACGTGGCGCGATGATGACTTGAGTTTTCTTGATTCATTGGTTAATTGTACCAAACTTAGCAGATTAAACTTTGCAAGCAGTGGACTGAAGGGGAAGCTTCCTGATTCCATTGTGAATCTCTCCGCTGTGGAACAAATGTATCTGTCCGAAAATCACATCCACGGAAGCATACCACGTGAAATTGGAAAACTTGTGAATGTCTCAACACTTTCATTTCATCACAACCTATTAACAGGGTCCATTCCAGAATCAATTGGAAAGCTATCAAAACTAGGCGAACTAGATTTGGCAGAGAACAATCTTTCGGGAACAATTCCAACTTCCATTTCGAACATCACTCAGTTAGTTAGACTCCGGTTGAAAGGTAATATGCTCAACGGAAGCATACCTGCTGAATTGTTTAACATCTCAACTCTGGAGAGATTGTCCCTTGCTGACAACAGGCTTGGAGGGGAAATACCTGATAAAATTGTGTTTTTGTCCCATTGTAATTCTCTTAATTTGTCTCAAAATCTACTCAGTGGCGCACTTCCATCCAACATTGGAAGCTTGAAACAATTGGTTGAATTAGATGTTTCGAACAACAAACTAAGTGGAGATATACCAGCTTCTCTTGGTCGTTGTGTAATGTTGGTGACATTATACATGGAAGGAAACTCTTTTCAAGGTAAAATTCCATCTGCTTTCAAAGAATTGAAAAGTCTTGAGTTTCTGGATATTTCAAACAATAATATATCTGGGGATATTAATCCAAGTTTCTTTGATGAACTTCGTCTAATTAATTTCCTGAACCTGTCTCACAACAAGCTTGAAGGAGAAGTGCCTAAAACAGGTCTATTTTCAAATGTTAGTGCTTTTTCAGTCGTTGGAAATTCGAGGCTCTGTGGAGGCATTGCAAAATTGCATTTGCATGATTGCCCTCATAAGAACAAAACAATTTCAATGAGATTAGTACTAGTCCTAGTTTTTGTGCCCCTGAGTATCTTGTTAGCATCTCTTGCCTTGATCTGTTATCGGCGTCGAAACTCCAGAAACTTAGATGACCCTGTCCCAAACCCAATACTGGAGGACAACTCATATCTTAGAATTTCGTACAAAGACCTTTTTCTAGCTACAAAAGAGTTTTCTCCAAAGAATTTGCTCGGTGAAGGAAGATACGGTTCTGTTTACAAAGGAGTTCTTAAATCAATGGAACACGTAGTCACGGAAAACTTAGTTGCTGTGAAggtattgaaagttgaagtaaCTGGAGCCAGCAAGAGCTTTCTGGCAGAATGTGAGGCTTTGAGGAATATTCGTCATCGAAATCTTATCAAAATCATTACAACCTGCTCTAGCACTGATTTTGAGGGTAATGACTTTAAGGCACTGGTTTTTGAGTTCATGAGTAAGGGGAGTGTGGAGAACTGGTTGCATCCAAGTCCTTCCCATCAAGGAAACAAAGAAAACTTGTCTCTACTCCAGAGACTAAATATTTCCATTGATGTTGCCATGGGACTGGATTACCTACATCATCACAGTAGTCCAACTATCGTTCATTCTGACATAAAGCCAAGTAACATTCTTCTTGATGAGGATTTTGTTGCTCATATCGGTGATTTTGGTTTGGCGAGGTTTTCTTTCTCTACAAGTGATGTCAATCAAGCACAAATGAGTTCGACTAGTATACATGGAACAATTGGATATGTTCCTCCAG AGTATGGAATGGGCGGGGAGATATCTACAGAAGGTGATGTGTATAGCTATGGAATTTTTCTACTAGAATTTTTCTCAGGAAAACGGCCTACAGAATGCAGTGATGGTAGTAATCTTCATGAGTATGTGAGGAACGCACTCCCATATAAAGTAATTGACATTACCGACCCAAGGATTTTACTAGACCAGGAAGAACATGGCTTGGCCGCGAACAACAGAGCTTCCATGGAGGTATGCCTGGGTTCAATATATGAAGTGGGGATATTGTGTTCACAAGAGATGCCACAAAATCGCATTGACATTGGCGTCGCTATTAAACAGTTACATGTGGCAAGAGAAAAACTTCTGCAGCTCATACAGTAA